The proteins below come from a single Stutzerimonas stutzeri RCH2 genomic window:
- a CDS encoding Na+/H+ antiporter subunit C, with protein MEAVFAITLGIMTASGVYLLLRARIFPVVMGLTLISYAVNLFIFSMGRLATGVPAVIGKSAEYGDPLPQALVLTAIVIGFAMTAFVVVLALRSIGELRTDHVDGQEPR; from the coding sequence ATGGAAGCTGTGTTTGCGATTACGCTTGGAATAATGACCGCCAGCGGTGTCTATCTGCTTTTGCGTGCGCGGATCTTCCCGGTGGTGATGGGGCTTACGCTGATTTCCTACGCGGTCAACCTGTTCATTTTTTCCATGGGCCGTCTGGCTACCGGCGTTCCGGCGGTCATCGGCAAGAGCGCTGAATATGGCGACCCGTTGCCTCAGGCTCTGGTTCTTACTGCGATCGTCATCGGCTTTGCCATGACTGCATTCGTAGTGGTGCTGGCGCTGCGCAGTATCGGTGAGTTGCGCACCGACCATGTCGATGGGCAGGAGCCCCGCTGA